A genomic window from Aerosakkonema funiforme FACHB-1375 includes:
- the fdxB gene encoding ferredoxin III, nif-specific, with protein sequence MAQLTGLTFGGKNWIPQFVQAINQAKCIGCGRCFKVCGRNVLSLRAMNEEGEFVDNEEDDEIERKVMTIANQGNCVGCQACARICPKNCYTHAAYALA encoded by the coding sequence ATGGCACAACTAACTGGTTTGACATTTGGGGGAAAAAATTGGATACCCCAATTTGTGCAAGCAATCAATCAAGCTAAATGTATTGGCTGTGGCAGATGTTTTAAAGTTTGTGGGCGCAATGTGCTGTCGCTCAGAGCGATGAACGAAGAGGGAGAATTTGTGGACAATGAGGAAGATGACGAGATCGAACGCAAGGTGATGACGATCGCCAACCAAGGTAATTGTGTCGGTTGTCAAGCTTGCGCGAGGATTTGTCCCAAAAACTGCTACACTCATGCGGCATATGCGCTCGCTTAA
- a CDS encoding alpha/beta hydrolase — MPLDRQVEEFLRLIAQMELPRLSTLDPVQARELAAKLRGKPLRPLALARVENRTIPGPDGEIPIRIYVPNGRAPFPVVVFFHGGGWVLGNLDAMDSTCRSLAKDVGCIVVSVDYRLAPEHKFPAAVEDAYAATMWVANNAGVINADRDRIAVVGDSAGGNLAAAVALMARDRGQPALTYQVLIYPVTQYGFDTKSYREYAEGFGLSKEEMIWFWQHYLANATDGQNPYASPLLTKDLSNLPPALIITAECDILRDEAQAYAVRLQSAGVSVQLKQYDGTIHGFVGMAQVIDAGKKAIADIAAQLRLVF; from the coding sequence ATGCCCCTCGATCGACAAGTTGAAGAATTTTTGCGGCTAATCGCACAGATGGAACTGCCGCGCCTTTCTACTCTCGACCCGGTACAGGCAAGGGAACTAGCCGCCAAGCTGCGCGGTAAACCTTTGCGACCCCTAGCCCTGGCCCGCGTCGAAAATCGTACCATCCCCGGCCCAGATGGCGAGATTCCCATCCGCATTTACGTGCCAAATGGCAGGGCACCTTTCCCGGTGGTGGTTTTTTTTCACGGCGGCGGTTGGGTGTTGGGTAATTTGGATGCGATGGATAGTACTTGTCGTTCTCTGGCTAAGGATGTCGGTTGCATAGTAGTCTCGGTAGACTACCGATTGGCACCGGAACACAAGTTTCCGGCGGCGGTGGAAGATGCTTATGCGGCGACGATGTGGGTAGCAAATAATGCTGGTGTTATTAATGCCGATCGCGATCGCATTGCCGTAGTCGGAGATAGCGCCGGCGGCAATTTGGCTGCGGCAGTCGCTTTGATGGCGCGGGATAGAGGTCAGCCAGCACTAACTTATCAAGTCCTGATTTATCCGGTTACTCAGTATGGTTTTGATACAAAGTCTTACCGCGAATATGCGGAAGGATTCGGTTTGAGTAAGGAGGAGATGATTTGGTTCTGGCAGCATTACCTAGCAAATGCCACCGATGGGCAAAATCCCTACGCTTCACCGCTATTAACTAAAGATTTGAGCAATTTACCACCAGCGCTGATTATTACGGCTGAATGCGATATCCTGCGGGATGAAGCGCAAGCTTATGCGGTGCGATTGCAATCTGCTGGTGTGTCGGTACAGCTAAAACAATATGATGGCACGATTCACGGGTTTGTCGGGATGGCACAGGTAATAGATGCGGGGAAAAAAGCGATCGCCGATATAGCAGCGCAATTACGTTTGGTGTTTTGA